Proteins from one Drosophila gunungcola strain Sukarami chromosome 3R, Dgunungcola_SK_2, whole genome shotgun sequence genomic window:
- the LOC128266213 gene encoding ABC transporter G family member 20 isoform X7: MAATNNDGGTQTQPNAVAAWGAPANGPRNTQAAVSVRHAFKAYGKKKNANQVLNNLNMTVPKGTIYGLLGASGCGKTTLLSCIVGRRYMDAGEIFVLGGKPGTRGSGVPGKRVGYMPQEIALYGEFSIQETMMYFGWIFGMETKEILERLQFLLNFLDLPSEKRLVKNLSGGQQRRVSFAVALMHDPELLILDEPTVGVDPLLRQSIWNHLVHITKAGQKTVIITTHYIEEARQAHTIGLMRSGHLLAEESPSVLLSLYKCISLEEVFLKLSRIQSQKGDVTHVNFSNNISLHAMAFGSKMDKPSSSQEGGVVGLNFHQSKEVLINDSNGSIYTVCLGNSLCARFPGSFSMVFQQLNQEPYSPPPSRRNNNPNDEESCQDCYANLCKITSKGKIRALLTKNMLRMWRNVGVMLFIFALPVMQVILFCLAIGRDPQGLNLAIVNGEMNDTDNCYWEDGCHFKNLGCRYLSHLNTSVVKTYYEDLEDAKEAVRKGTAWGAVYISENFTDAFIARANLGRDSDDETIDSSEVKVWLDMSNQQIGVMLNRDIQLAFRDFAMGLLGQCGSNPKLGDVPIQFRDPIYGTMNPSFTDFVAPGVILTIVFFLAVALTSSALIIERTEGLLDRSWVAGVSPFEILFSHVITQFVVMCGQTTLVLIFMLVVFGVTNNGDLFWVIVLTLLQGMCGMCFGFLISSVCELERNAIQLALGSFYPTLLLSGVIWPIEGMPVVLRYISLCLPLTLATSSLRSILTRGWAILESDVYIGYVSTLSWIVGFLVLTLLVLRAKRG; the protein is encoded by the exons ATGGCGGCCACAAACAATGATGGTGGCACACAGACACAGCCGAATGCCGTGGCGGCTTGGGGAGCTCCGGCGAATGGACCCCGGAACACACAGGCCGCCGTATCCGTGCGGCATGCCTTCAAGGCGTACGGCAAGAAGAAGAACGCCAACCAGGTGCTGAACAACCTGAACATGACTGTGCCCAAGGGAACAAT ctATGGTCTTCTGGGAGCTTCCGGATGTGGCAAGACCACTCTGCTGTCCTGCATTGTGGGTCGCCGCTACATGGACGCCGGTGAGATCTTCGTGCTGGGCGGCAAACCCGGCACTCGGGGATCGGGTGTTCCGGGAAAACGTGTGGGCTACATGCCCCAGGAGATCGCCCTGTACGGCGAGTTCTCCATCCAGGAGACGATGATGTATTTCGGCTGGATCTTCGGCATGGAGACCAAAGAGATCTTGGAGCGTCTACAGTTCCTGCTCAACTTCCTCGATCTGCCGTCGGAGAAGCGTCTGGTCAAGAATTTGAGTGGTGGTCAGCAGCGTCGTGTGAGTTTCGCCGTGGCCCTGATGCACGATCCCGAGCTCTTGATTCTGGATGAGCCCACCGTGGGCGTGGACCCACTGCTGCGACAGAGCATCTGGAATCACCTGGTGCACATCACGAAGGCGGGCCAGAAGACGGTCATCATCACAACACATTATATTGAGGAGGCGCGTCAGGCGCATACG ATCGGTCTAATGCGATCGGGTCACCTGCTGGCCGAGGAGTCGCCCAGCGTCCTGCTCTCCCTTTACAAGTGCATCAGTCTGGAGGAGGTGTTCCTCAAGCTTTCCCGCATCCAGAGCCAAAAGGGCGATGTGACCCATGTGAACTTCAG TAACAACATCTCGTTGCACGCCATGGCCTTCGGCAGCAAGATGGACAAGCCGAGCTCCAGTCAGGAGGGCGGCGTGGTGGGCCTCAACTTCCACCAGAGCAAGGAGGTGCTGATCAACGACAGCAATGGATCAATTTACACGGTTTGTTTGGGGAATTCCCTTTGTGCGCGATTTCCCGGCTCATTTAGTATGGTTTTCCAACAGCTCAACCAGGAACCATATAGTCCACCGCCGTCGAGGCGCAACAACAATCCCAATGACGAGGAGAGCTGCCAGGACTGTTATGCCAACCTGTGCAAGATCACCTCCAAGGGCAAGATCCGCGCCCTGCTCACCAAGAACATGCTGCGCATGTGGCGCAACGTGGGCGTGATGCTGTTCATCTTCGCCCTGCCCGTCATGCAGGTGATCCTCTTCTGCCTGGCCATCGGACGCGATCCCCAGGGCCTCAACCTGGCCATAGTCAACGGGGAGATGAACGACACG GACAACTGTTACTGGGAGGACGGCTGCCACTTTAAGAACCTGGGATGTCGCTATCTGAGTCACCTGAACACGAGTGTGGTCAAAACGTATTATGAGGACCTAGAAGATGCCAAAGAAGCCGTGCGAAAGGGCACAGCTTGGGGAGCCGTCTACATAAGCGAAAACTTCACGGACGCCTTCATTGCCCGAGCAAATCTGGGACGTGACTCCGATGACGAGACAATCGACTCCTCCGAGGTGAAGGTCTGGCTGGACATGTCCAACCAGCAGATCGGCGTCATGCTCAACCGAGACATCCAGCTGGCCTTCAGGGACTTTGCCATGGGACTGTTGGGCCAGTGCGGCAGCAACCCGAAATTGGGCGACGTGCCCATTCAGTTCAGGGACCCCATCTACGGCACCATGAATCCATCGTTCACCGATTTCGTGGCACCTGGCGTGATCTTGAC cATTGTATTCTTCTTGGCTGTCGCTTTAACGTCATCGGCTCTGATCATTGAGCGCACTGAG GGCCTTTTGGATCGCTCCTGGGTGGCTGGCGTCTCTCCGTTCGAGATCCTGTTCTCCCACGTGATCACCCAGTTTGTGGTGATGTGCGGACAGACTACTCTGGTGTTGATCTTCATGCTGGTGGTGTTCGGAGTTACCAATAATGGCGACCTCTTCTGGGTGATTGTGCTGACCCTGCTGCAGGGCATGTGTGGCATGTGCTTCGGTTTCCTCATCTCCTCGGTCTGCGAGCTGGAGAGGAATGCCATCCAGCTGGCGCTGGGCTCTTTCTATCCCACTTTGCTGCTGTCCGGCGTGATCTGGCCCATTGAGGGCATGCCCGTGGTGCTGAG ATACATATCCTTGTGCCTGCCATTAACACTGGCCACCTCTTCGCTGCGCTCCATCCTCACACGTGGCTGGGCGATACTGGAGTCGGATGTGTACATCGGCTATGTGAGCACACTGTCCTGGATCGTGGGCTTTCTGGTGCTGACGCTCCTCGTGCTGCGGGCCAAACGCGGCTAG
- the LOC128266213 gene encoding ABC transporter G family member 20 isoform X10: MLISTISTDSAMAATNNDGGTQTQPNAVAAWGAPANGPRNTQAAVSVRHAFKAYGKKKNANQVLNNLNMTVPKGTIYGLLGASGCGKTTLLSCIVGRRYMDAGEIFVLGGKPGTRGSGVPGKRVGYMPQEIALYGEFSIQETMMYFGWIFGMETKEILERLQFLLNFLDLPSEKRLVKNLSGGQQRRVSFAVALMHDPELLILDEPTVGVDPLLRQSIWNHLVHITKAGQKTVIITTHYIEEARQAHTIGLMRSGHLLAEESPSVLLSLYKCISLEEVFLKLSRIQSQKGDVTHVNFSKMDKPSSSQEGGVVGLNFHQSKEVLINDSNGSIYTLNQEPYSPPPSRRNNNPNDEESCQDCYANLCKITSKGKIRALLTKNMLRMWRNVGVMLFIFALPVMQVILFCLAIGRDPQGLNLAIVNGEMNDTDNCYWEDGCHFKNLGCRYLSHLNTSVVKTYYEDLEDAKEAVRKGTAWGAVYISENFTDAFIARANLGRDSDDETIDSSEVKVWLDMSNQQIGVMLNRDIQLAFRDFAMGLLGQCGSNPKLGDVPIQFRDPIYGTMNPSFTDFVAPGVILTIVFFLAVALTSSALIIERTEGLLDRSWVAGVSPFEILFSHVITQFVVMCGQTTLVLIFMLVVFGVTNNGDLFWVIVLTLLQGMCGMCFGFLISSVCELERNAIQLALGSFYPTLLLSGVIWPIEGMPVVLRYISLCLPLTLATSSLRSILTRGWAILESDVYIGYVSTLSWIVGFLVLTLLVLRAKRG; this comes from the exons atgctgATATCAAC CATTTCCACAGACTCCGCGATGGCGGCCACAAACAATGATGGTGGCACACAGACACAGCCGAATGCCGTGGCGGCTTGGGGAGCTCCGGCGAATGGACCCCGGAACACACAGGCCGCCGTATCCGTGCGGCATGCCTTCAAGGCGTACGGCAAGAAGAAGAACGCCAACCAGGTGCTGAACAACCTGAACATGACTGTGCCCAAGGGAACAAT ctATGGTCTTCTGGGAGCTTCCGGATGTGGCAAGACCACTCTGCTGTCCTGCATTGTGGGTCGCCGCTACATGGACGCCGGTGAGATCTTCGTGCTGGGCGGCAAACCCGGCACTCGGGGATCGGGTGTTCCGGGAAAACGTGTGGGCTACATGCCCCAGGAGATCGCCCTGTACGGCGAGTTCTCCATCCAGGAGACGATGATGTATTTCGGCTGGATCTTCGGCATGGAGACCAAAGAGATCTTGGAGCGTCTACAGTTCCTGCTCAACTTCCTCGATCTGCCGTCGGAGAAGCGTCTGGTCAAGAATTTGAGTGGTGGTCAGCAGCGTCGTGTGAGTTTCGCCGTGGCCCTGATGCACGATCCCGAGCTCTTGATTCTGGATGAGCCCACCGTGGGCGTGGACCCACTGCTGCGACAGAGCATCTGGAATCACCTGGTGCACATCACGAAGGCGGGCCAGAAGACGGTCATCATCACAACACATTATATTGAGGAGGCGCGTCAGGCGCATACG ATCGGTCTAATGCGATCGGGTCACCTGCTGGCCGAGGAGTCGCCCAGCGTCCTGCTCTCCCTTTACAAGTGCATCAGTCTGGAGGAGGTGTTCCTCAAGCTTTCCCGCATCCAGAGCCAAAAGGGCGATGTGACCCATGTGAACTTCAG CAAGATGGACAAGCCGAGCTCCAGTCAGGAGGGCGGCGTGGTGGGCCTCAACTTCCACCAGAGCAAGGAGGTGCTGATCAACGACAGCAATGGATCAATTTACACG CTCAACCAGGAACCATATAGTCCACCGCCGTCGAGGCGCAACAACAATCCCAATGACGAGGAGAGCTGCCAGGACTGTTATGCCAACCTGTGCAAGATCACCTCCAAGGGCAAGATCCGCGCCCTGCTCACCAAGAACATGCTGCGCATGTGGCGCAACGTGGGCGTGATGCTGTTCATCTTCGCCCTGCCCGTCATGCAGGTGATCCTCTTCTGCCTGGCCATCGGACGCGATCCCCAGGGCCTCAACCTGGCCATAGTCAACGGGGAGATGAACGACACG GACAACTGTTACTGGGAGGACGGCTGCCACTTTAAGAACCTGGGATGTCGCTATCTGAGTCACCTGAACACGAGTGTGGTCAAAACGTATTATGAGGACCTAGAAGATGCCAAAGAAGCCGTGCGAAAGGGCACAGCTTGGGGAGCCGTCTACATAAGCGAAAACTTCACGGACGCCTTCATTGCCCGAGCAAATCTGGGACGTGACTCCGATGACGAGACAATCGACTCCTCCGAGGTGAAGGTCTGGCTGGACATGTCCAACCAGCAGATCGGCGTCATGCTCAACCGAGACATCCAGCTGGCCTTCAGGGACTTTGCCATGGGACTGTTGGGCCAGTGCGGCAGCAACCCGAAATTGGGCGACGTGCCCATTCAGTTCAGGGACCCCATCTACGGCACCATGAATCCATCGTTCACCGATTTCGTGGCACCTGGCGTGATCTTGAC cATTGTATTCTTCTTGGCTGTCGCTTTAACGTCATCGGCTCTGATCATTGAGCGCACTGAG GGCCTTTTGGATCGCTCCTGGGTGGCTGGCGTCTCTCCGTTCGAGATCCTGTTCTCCCACGTGATCACCCAGTTTGTGGTGATGTGCGGACAGACTACTCTGGTGTTGATCTTCATGCTGGTGGTGTTCGGAGTTACCAATAATGGCGACCTCTTCTGGGTGATTGTGCTGACCCTGCTGCAGGGCATGTGTGGCATGTGCTTCGGTTTCCTCATCTCCTCGGTCTGCGAGCTGGAGAGGAATGCCATCCAGCTGGCGCTGGGCTCTTTCTATCCCACTTTGCTGCTGTCCGGCGTGATCTGGCCCATTGAGGGCATGCCCGTGGTGCTGAG ATACATATCCTTGTGCCTGCCATTAACACTGGCCACCTCTTCGCTGCGCTCCATCCTCACACGTGGCTGGGCGATACTGGAGTCGGATGTGTACATCGGCTATGTGAGCACACTGTCCTGGATCGTGGGCTTTCTGGTGCTGACGCTCCTCGTGCTGCGGGCCAAACGCGGCTAG
- the LOC128266213 gene encoding ABC transporter G family member 20 isoform X6: MAPKKEATLSQQQPQQPIMDLERIKRHFSWSDPSAIISTDSAMAATNNDGGTQTQPNAVAAWGAPANGPRNTQAAVSVRHAFKAYGKKKNANQVLNNLNMTVPKGTIYGLLGASGCGKTTLLSCIVGRRYMDAGEIFVLGGKPGTRGSGVPGKRVGYMPQEIALYGEFSIQETMMYFGWIFGMETKEILERLQFLLNFLDLPSEKRLVKNLSGGQQRRVSFAVALMHDPELLILDEPTVGVDPLLRQSIWNHLVHITKAGQKTVIITTHYIEEARQAHTIGLMRSGHLLAEESPSVLLSLYKCISLEEVFLKLSRIQSQKGDVTHVNFSKMDKPSSSQEGGVVGLNFHQSKEVLINDSNGSIYTLNQEPYSPPPSRRNNNPNDEESCQDCYANLCKITSKGKIRALLTKNMLRMWRNVGVMLFIFALPVMQVILFCLAIGRDPQGLNLAIVNGEMNDTDNCYWEDGCHFKNLGCRYLSHLNTSVVKTYYEDLEDAKEAVRKGTAWGAVYISENFTDAFIARANLGRDSDDETIDSSEVKVWLDMSNQQIGVMLNRDIQLAFRDFAMGLLGQCGSNPKLGDVPIQFRDPIYGTMNPSFTDFVAPGVILTIVFFLAVALTSSALIIERTEGLLDRSWVAGVSPFEILFSHVITQFVVMCGQTTLVLIFMLVVFGVTNNGDLFWVIVLTLLQGMCGMCFGFLISSVCELERNAIQLALGSFYPTLLLSGVIWPIEGMPVVLRYISLCLPLTLATSSLRSILTRGWAILESDVYIGYVSTLSWIVGFLVLTLLVLRAKRG, from the exons CATTTCCACAGACTCCGCGATGGCGGCCACAAACAATGATGGTGGCACACAGACACAGCCGAATGCCGTGGCGGCTTGGGGAGCTCCGGCGAATGGACCCCGGAACACACAGGCCGCCGTATCCGTGCGGCATGCCTTCAAGGCGTACGGCAAGAAGAAGAACGCCAACCAGGTGCTGAACAACCTGAACATGACTGTGCCCAAGGGAACAAT ctATGGTCTTCTGGGAGCTTCCGGATGTGGCAAGACCACTCTGCTGTCCTGCATTGTGGGTCGCCGCTACATGGACGCCGGTGAGATCTTCGTGCTGGGCGGCAAACCCGGCACTCGGGGATCGGGTGTTCCGGGAAAACGTGTGGGCTACATGCCCCAGGAGATCGCCCTGTACGGCGAGTTCTCCATCCAGGAGACGATGATGTATTTCGGCTGGATCTTCGGCATGGAGACCAAAGAGATCTTGGAGCGTCTACAGTTCCTGCTCAACTTCCTCGATCTGCCGTCGGAGAAGCGTCTGGTCAAGAATTTGAGTGGTGGTCAGCAGCGTCGTGTGAGTTTCGCCGTGGCCCTGATGCACGATCCCGAGCTCTTGATTCTGGATGAGCCCACCGTGGGCGTGGACCCACTGCTGCGACAGAGCATCTGGAATCACCTGGTGCACATCACGAAGGCGGGCCAGAAGACGGTCATCATCACAACACATTATATTGAGGAGGCGCGTCAGGCGCATACG ATCGGTCTAATGCGATCGGGTCACCTGCTGGCCGAGGAGTCGCCCAGCGTCCTGCTCTCCCTTTACAAGTGCATCAGTCTGGAGGAGGTGTTCCTCAAGCTTTCCCGCATCCAGAGCCAAAAGGGCGATGTGACCCATGTGAACTTCAG CAAGATGGACAAGCCGAGCTCCAGTCAGGAGGGCGGCGTGGTGGGCCTCAACTTCCACCAGAGCAAGGAGGTGCTGATCAACGACAGCAATGGATCAATTTACACG CTCAACCAGGAACCATATAGTCCACCGCCGTCGAGGCGCAACAACAATCCCAATGACGAGGAGAGCTGCCAGGACTGTTATGCCAACCTGTGCAAGATCACCTCCAAGGGCAAGATCCGCGCCCTGCTCACCAAGAACATGCTGCGCATGTGGCGCAACGTGGGCGTGATGCTGTTCATCTTCGCCCTGCCCGTCATGCAGGTGATCCTCTTCTGCCTGGCCATCGGACGCGATCCCCAGGGCCTCAACCTGGCCATAGTCAACGGGGAGATGAACGACACG GACAACTGTTACTGGGAGGACGGCTGCCACTTTAAGAACCTGGGATGTCGCTATCTGAGTCACCTGAACACGAGTGTGGTCAAAACGTATTATGAGGACCTAGAAGATGCCAAAGAAGCCGTGCGAAAGGGCACAGCTTGGGGAGCCGTCTACATAAGCGAAAACTTCACGGACGCCTTCATTGCCCGAGCAAATCTGGGACGTGACTCCGATGACGAGACAATCGACTCCTCCGAGGTGAAGGTCTGGCTGGACATGTCCAACCAGCAGATCGGCGTCATGCTCAACCGAGACATCCAGCTGGCCTTCAGGGACTTTGCCATGGGACTGTTGGGCCAGTGCGGCAGCAACCCGAAATTGGGCGACGTGCCCATTCAGTTCAGGGACCCCATCTACGGCACCATGAATCCATCGTTCACCGATTTCGTGGCACCTGGCGTGATCTTGAC cATTGTATTCTTCTTGGCTGTCGCTTTAACGTCATCGGCTCTGATCATTGAGCGCACTGAG GGCCTTTTGGATCGCTCCTGGGTGGCTGGCGTCTCTCCGTTCGAGATCCTGTTCTCCCACGTGATCACCCAGTTTGTGGTGATGTGCGGACAGACTACTCTGGTGTTGATCTTCATGCTGGTGGTGTTCGGAGTTACCAATAATGGCGACCTCTTCTGGGTGATTGTGCTGACCCTGCTGCAGGGCATGTGTGGCATGTGCTTCGGTTTCCTCATCTCCTCGGTCTGCGAGCTGGAGAGGAATGCCATCCAGCTGGCGCTGGGCTCTTTCTATCCCACTTTGCTGCTGTCCGGCGTGATCTGGCCCATTGAGGGCATGCCCGTGGTGCTGAG ATACATATCCTTGTGCCTGCCATTAACACTGGCCACCTCTTCGCTGCGCTCCATCCTCACACGTGGCTGGGCGATACTGGAGTCGGATGTGTACATCGGCTATGTGAGCACACTGTCCTGGATCGTGGGCTTTCTGGTGCTGACGCTCCTCGTGCTGCGGGCCAAACGCGGCTAG
- the LOC128266213 gene encoding ABC transporter G family member 20 isoform X5 → MAPKKEATLSQQQPQQPIMDLERIKRHFSWSDPSAIISTDSAMAATNNDGGTQTQPNAVAAWGAPANGPRNTQAAVSVRHAFKAYGKKKNANQVLNNLNMTVPKGTIYGLLGASGCGKTTLLSCIVGRRYMDAGEIFVLGGKPGTRGSGVPGKRVGYMPQEIALYGEFSIQETMMYFGWIFGMETKEILERLQFLLNFLDLPSEKRLVKNLSGGQQRRVSFAVALMHDPELLILDEPTVGVDPLLRQSIWNHLVHITKAGQKTVIITTHYIEEARQAHTIGLMRSGHLLAEESPSVLLSLYKCISLEEVFLKLSRIQSQKGDVTHVNFSKMDKPSSSQEGGVVGLNFHQSKEVLINDSNGSIYTLNQEPYSPPPSRRNNNPNDEESCQDCYANLCKITSKGKIRALLTKNMLRMWRNVGVMLFIFALPVMQVILFCLAIGRDPQGLNLAIVNGEMNDTVRDNCYWEDGCHFKNLGCRYLSHLNTSVVKTYYEDLEDAKEAVRKGTAWGAVYISENFTDAFIARANLGRDSDDETIDSSEVKVWLDMSNQQIGVMLNRDIQLAFRDFAMGLLGQCGSNPKLGDVPIQFRDPIYGTMNPSFTDFVAPGVILTIVFFLAVALTSSALIIERTEGLLDRSWVAGVSPFEILFSHVITQFVVMCGQTTLVLIFMLVVFGVTNNGDLFWVIVLTLLQGMCGMCFGFLISSVCELERNAIQLALGSFYPTLLLSGVIWPIEGMPVVLRYISLCLPLTLATSSLRSILTRGWAILESDVYIGYVSTLSWIVGFLVLTLLVLRAKRG, encoded by the exons CATTTCCACAGACTCCGCGATGGCGGCCACAAACAATGATGGTGGCACACAGACACAGCCGAATGCCGTGGCGGCTTGGGGAGCTCCGGCGAATGGACCCCGGAACACACAGGCCGCCGTATCCGTGCGGCATGCCTTCAAGGCGTACGGCAAGAAGAAGAACGCCAACCAGGTGCTGAACAACCTGAACATGACTGTGCCCAAGGGAACAAT ctATGGTCTTCTGGGAGCTTCCGGATGTGGCAAGACCACTCTGCTGTCCTGCATTGTGGGTCGCCGCTACATGGACGCCGGTGAGATCTTCGTGCTGGGCGGCAAACCCGGCACTCGGGGATCGGGTGTTCCGGGAAAACGTGTGGGCTACATGCCCCAGGAGATCGCCCTGTACGGCGAGTTCTCCATCCAGGAGACGATGATGTATTTCGGCTGGATCTTCGGCATGGAGACCAAAGAGATCTTGGAGCGTCTACAGTTCCTGCTCAACTTCCTCGATCTGCCGTCGGAGAAGCGTCTGGTCAAGAATTTGAGTGGTGGTCAGCAGCGTCGTGTGAGTTTCGCCGTGGCCCTGATGCACGATCCCGAGCTCTTGATTCTGGATGAGCCCACCGTGGGCGTGGACCCACTGCTGCGACAGAGCATCTGGAATCACCTGGTGCACATCACGAAGGCGGGCCAGAAGACGGTCATCATCACAACACATTATATTGAGGAGGCGCGTCAGGCGCATACG ATCGGTCTAATGCGATCGGGTCACCTGCTGGCCGAGGAGTCGCCCAGCGTCCTGCTCTCCCTTTACAAGTGCATCAGTCTGGAGGAGGTGTTCCTCAAGCTTTCCCGCATCCAGAGCCAAAAGGGCGATGTGACCCATGTGAACTTCAG CAAGATGGACAAGCCGAGCTCCAGTCAGGAGGGCGGCGTGGTGGGCCTCAACTTCCACCAGAGCAAGGAGGTGCTGATCAACGACAGCAATGGATCAATTTACACG CTCAACCAGGAACCATATAGTCCACCGCCGTCGAGGCGCAACAACAATCCCAATGACGAGGAGAGCTGCCAGGACTGTTATGCCAACCTGTGCAAGATCACCTCCAAGGGCAAGATCCGCGCCCTGCTCACCAAGAACATGCTGCGCATGTGGCGCAACGTGGGCGTGATGCTGTTCATCTTCGCCCTGCCCGTCATGCAGGTGATCCTCTTCTGCCTGGCCATCGGACGCGATCCCCAGGGCCTCAACCTGGCCATAGTCAACGGGGAGATGAACGACACGGTAAGG GACAACTGTTACTGGGAGGACGGCTGCCACTTTAAGAACCTGGGATGTCGCTATCTGAGTCACCTGAACACGAGTGTGGTCAAAACGTATTATGAGGACCTAGAAGATGCCAAAGAAGCCGTGCGAAAGGGCACAGCTTGGGGAGCCGTCTACATAAGCGAAAACTTCACGGACGCCTTCATTGCCCGAGCAAATCTGGGACGTGACTCCGATGACGAGACAATCGACTCCTCCGAGGTGAAGGTCTGGCTGGACATGTCCAACCAGCAGATCGGCGTCATGCTCAACCGAGACATCCAGCTGGCCTTCAGGGACTTTGCCATGGGACTGTTGGGCCAGTGCGGCAGCAACCCGAAATTGGGCGACGTGCCCATTCAGTTCAGGGACCCCATCTACGGCACCATGAATCCATCGTTCACCGATTTCGTGGCACCTGGCGTGATCTTGAC cATTGTATTCTTCTTGGCTGTCGCTTTAACGTCATCGGCTCTGATCATTGAGCGCACTGAG GGCCTTTTGGATCGCTCCTGGGTGGCTGGCGTCTCTCCGTTCGAGATCCTGTTCTCCCACGTGATCACCCAGTTTGTGGTGATGTGCGGACAGACTACTCTGGTGTTGATCTTCATGCTGGTGGTGTTCGGAGTTACCAATAATGGCGACCTCTTCTGGGTGATTGTGCTGACCCTGCTGCAGGGCATGTGTGGCATGTGCTTCGGTTTCCTCATCTCCTCGGTCTGCGAGCTGGAGAGGAATGCCATCCAGCTGGCGCTGGGCTCTTTCTATCCCACTTTGCTGCTGTCCGGCGTGATCTGGCCCATTGAGGGCATGCCCGTGGTGCTGAG ATACATATCCTTGTGCCTGCCATTAACACTGGCCACCTCTTCGCTGCGCTCCATCCTCACACGTGGCTGGGCGATACTGGAGTCGGATGTGTACATCGGCTATGTGAGCACACTGTCCTGGATCGTGGGCTTTCTGGTGCTGACGCTCCTCGTGCTGCGGGCCAAACGCGGCTAG